A stretch of DNA from Lycium ferocissimum isolate CSIRO_LF1 chromosome 4, AGI_CSIRO_Lferr_CH_V1, whole genome shotgun sequence:
CTCAGCCGCCTGTAGAACTTCCACGGTGGACATTGTGTAATCCTTCTTATCCTGACTAATTGTCTGTGTAAATATAAACCCAACTTTCCTCATCCCTAATCCAATAGCTATTGCATCCACATATTTCTCCTCTTCAGGATCGCGAAAAAGCAACAAGCTTTCCTCAGTCCCTTGCTGTGGCGGCTCGTAAATAAAATCCACTTGGACTTTCCCCTCGGGTGAAACCGTACCATACATAAACCCGGCCCGTTTCACAGCAAAGGCTAATGTCTCATTAACATAATGCTGAAAGGCGTTCGCAGCATCGCGATCGAATGAAACGAGCTCACAGTGAGGGTTTTCTTGTCTTGTAACTCGCATTTGTTTGGCAATTAGGTCATCCATGGTCATCTTTTTACCGAATGAACCGGCCGGGTTGACAGCTGGACCGGGAACGGTTCGTTCACCTTCGTAAGCGAGATAAACCATGGAACCGTGGGTGAGGTTTAGGGTTGAAATCGGGGAATTAGGGTTAGCCATATCGGTGAAACGAGACCAATCATCAGGGGTTTTGGCGAGTAAGAGGTTTTGATTTGTAGATAGGGTTTGGGATTGAAGTGGAACACGAAGCTGGGATTCGATTTGGGATTTGAGTTGGGAAATTGTGGCCTGGGGATTGTCGATTCTGACTCGTTCTAATCCATCTCTGCTTCTGATTCTGATCATCATCTTGGCGACTTATCTTTGTACAGCAAGAATATAGAGAGATTACTATGCTGAGTTTAAGGGAATTGATGAGGTGTATATGTAGATGAGCACCATTGAAGGACAAAGTTTGAGTGCTCTGCAAGACAGGTTTACAGAATCTGGAACTTGAACCGACCAAGAAGAAAACAAGTAGGAATTTGCTGGTCCAATCGAGAATATAGTATAATAAAGGAAAATTGCTCTCCTATTCTATTTAGGATTGGGCTGGACTTTGCAGATCCGTCCTGATTAGATTTGGGTTTGGACTTGCTTTGGGCTGGACTCACAATTGGACATGttttcacttcatttttttgtgcggattgtcaTTCAAAGCCACTCggctttaatttttatttgaaatgtttaaatttttgtCGCCCTATAACATATAGGTTAAAGTTCGAACCACgcgcaattaaaaaaaaaaaaaattaaaaaaaaactcgcCCGAGGCCTAACTTTAAATTTCGCTAACTTTATGAAAGTACAACattaaggaattacacatttaaACCTTTAACCCGgacaaaggacaaaaattaaagaccaccaatttgaggagcaaaaattaaagaccagtgccttttgAAGGATAATCGGGCAAATGACCCTTCTAACTTTTGTGTTGACTGTTGGGCGATGGAATACAACTACTGCTATTATTATGCTTCACTTTTAAATAAATTGAGGTCGACAATATAATTTGTCAATGATtatctttcttcataaaaaTTAATCTTAAAGCCAACATTATAACAATGAATATGAAACTTAGGATGTTCTCTATTAATTTCTATAATTGCATAAAAGGATCAAGTGGCGTTAAAGAAACTCATAGAACAAAAAATCATTGCCTACGTGTATTTGCTGctataatcacaactagaattaattagaacaaaaaaaattccatccaattgaaaataaataaagtgataTATTGCAAATGAATGGTCTCAAATGTTAATCTGATAATGCAAAAAGGTTCCCTACATAGGATAACGGGAGTGTGAATGGTTTTTAAAAATCGACTTAACTGATCGAACCGTACTGTATCGAATCGATTTCAGAGATTTATTTTAACAAAACCGACggattttatataaatttatgaccggtttttaattttataaaaataaacagaaAAAATACCGAATCGTACCGAATAAGTTTATATCtgtaaaatatattctatatataaaattttcgCCTTAGGTTCGGGATGATGAAAACAACTACAAGCCGGcaacataattaacacctaAAGTTTCAACTCTGAAATCTATTATACTACTcctattgaaattaaattagtttTACCATCTCGAGTAGTAACTAGCTTGTAAACTACAAGCAGGGGCGATTTTATGCACTAATTTTGGGTCACGTGAATACATGGTCTCTCCATAAAAAttaggtattttatgtatatttttttaaaaaatatatatataatattaatttatttaaaaaaatgattagaTTTGGAACGTTTGTTATTTACTTAGATGTCTGGAGATCAATGATTAatacatttttccttctttttttttactggTGAACCCATTTTAGAAATCCAGATTCTGCCACTCATTCCAACGATCTGGACAAAGTAATAGATATATTTCCTCCCGTATGATTTAAAATTTCTCATATTTTGGATAATTAATTTTAGTAGACTCAATTCTTGAGTCTCATCTTGATTGGTTTTTGTCCCCTCGTACGATCTAATTTatactttttgtttttgcttaaatatttttttacactACCATAAAATAACGTGATCAATCTTTATTCTTGTCGTCTTCCATATTTTCTTGATTCATCACCTTTTAAATAGTAAAAATGTCTCgatttttgccaaaaaaaaaaatcgcgatATCGTTTTGCATTTTACTAGTGAATCTAGCATGatgttcttttaaaaaaaaaactaaaatttgcACATACCGAAGAAAAACCGAGATGATGAGACGGTTTCGAAagtctaattttgattttacaAAATGAAATAACAGAAAAATTgatatggtataaattttattttatttttcacaccCTCGATAACCCGTGTAATATATTGTCATGCCGTTGAATGGTGCCATCATGGCGCGATGTTTCGGTTGGTGGACCAAACTAGGAAAACCAAAAGGGActatgggtgtgtttggtacggaGGAAGacaatttctccaatttttatgtttggttagtccaaaattttaaaaaatattttctttgagaaaattaatttcttaaaaGTGAgtgggaggaaaaaaaaaaattcactaatAATGACTGTTGGGCGATGGAATACAACTATCTGCTATTATTATGCTTCACTTTTAAATAAATTGAGGTCGATAATATAATTTGTCaatgatttttcatatttcttcATAAAAATTAATCTTAAAGCcaacattataaaaaaaaaatatgaaacttAGGATGTTCTCTATTAATTTCTATAATTGCATACAAGGATCAAGTGGCGTTAAAGAAACTCATAGAACAAAAAATCATTGCATACGTGTATTTGCTGctataatcacaactagaattaattagaacaaaaaaaaattccatccaaaaaaaatttttttttgaacaagaaaaaaatttgcgAAACTAAAGTGTTATATTGCAAATGAATGGTCTCAAATGTTAATCTGATAATGCAAAAAGGTTCCCTACATAGGATAACGGGAGTGTGAATGGTTTTTAAAAAcgagttatgaccatctaaagtttgaccactttacaactagttttttcaccttatattttttttagaattagatttatattcaaaataaagttatgtcttgattaaaaaataacacgatttattttaataaaaaccAATGGATTTTATATAAATGACTACCAacggttttttattttataaaaataaatataaaaatacacacgactaatcgtctcaaagtatggaaaaaaacactaagttttttcatacaaaaaatatattgactatatataaaaaaaaatatcgtttCTATATATTGaggtcttgacacacgactaatcgttggtcaaagtatgaaaaaaacactaagttttttcgaaaaacatcaagttttttcaaacaaaacttactgcATAATTTCAACCCTAAAATGATTATCCGAACGtttatgtatccttgatgtatctacattattgtactcctattgaaattaaattagtttTACACACGAATAATCGAAAGTAGAAagaaacactaagtttttttttttaaaaaaaaaagttttaccAAATAGCTTGTAAACTAAAATCTTTAGCGTAGTAAAATATCGCGCTAAAGGAATCGAACTTTTTTTGTTGgggattttattgattttttattttttggtcgCGTGAACTATACACAAGAAACAGAGAAAGATAAATCAAACAAAAGTATTAGATAGACCAAGATCCTACcataataatagaaaaacaaaaattaaaaaagaataaaagatattttatgtatattttttctcaaaaaaaaaaggacccatatatataataaataaaataaaaaataaaaaagaggaggaaaagtaattaataagaagaagaaaatgaagggaaTGGTTGAAGTGGCGCAAGGAAAGAGAGCAAAGAAGTCCGACAAAACGTCTATTCAATTTTATTGTTGAGTTCATTTACTtaacgcactaaattagtgcgtaatcctattgttattttttttttattttttccttctttttttttttgtcctacaaaagtcgcatcttttattcttttttaatttttctttttgtttttctattattattctaTTTAGGATATTCTATCTAATACTATTTGATTTATCTTTCTCCGTTTCATCAGATAGTTCATTTTGGGGTAatagatatatttaaaataactcCTGTAGCGCATTTTATAcgctaaagaattttttttttttgcaaaatttctcATATTTTGGATAATTAATTTTTAGTGTGTGTCAAGACCCAAaaacgttaatattttatatagaactcgataatgtaggcccaatacatcaaggatacatagacgttcggataaTCATTTTTAGGGGTCTTagtgttttttcatatttgacCAACGTTTGtcaaaacgtcaatattttatatagaactcgatatttttttaaatgcaaCGTATCTAATTTATACTTTTTgtttttaggggttgaaaaggtgcttaaatatttttttaaaaactacccATAAAATAACGTGATCTAAAGTTTATTCTtgttacaactagtttttcaccttatattttttagaattagatttatattcaaaataaagttatgtcttgattaaaatgTCTACGATTAAAtcaaaaaccttaaaaaataaaatacttaacccatttcaaaaacttatcgtgcacttttcacttttaaaatGAATATAGAACGTGAtgtatcttttaaaaaaaaaaaaaaatatggaataaaaatattaaccaactgagtcttgacacacgactaatcgttggtcaaagatggaaaaacactaagtttttttcaaaCGATTTTGaaagtctaattttggtttACAAATTATTGAAATaatcgtgttctatataaaattgATATGGTATAAATTTGgtataaaataagttttttcgaaaaaactaagttttttcaCACCCTCGATAACCCCTGTAAAATATTATCATGCCGTATCTCTGAATGGTGCCATCGTGTTCGATGTTTTAACGTTGGTGGACAAACTAGGAAaacgttggtcaaagtatgaaaaatcactgtgttttttaaaaaaaaatttaccaaattttttttggttagctataaaaattttaaaaaatatttttagcgtagtaaaaaattaatttctccgtaactttttttttgttggggtatttttgttcaattgatttttttttgagtcaTTTTGTGAAGGGAGGAAAAACAAATTTCACTAGTAACATTCCATAATTAGATAGACTTCTCCCCAGCATTCATTAtagaaaacaaaattaaaaaagaataaaagatgcTACCCCACAAAAAATCTACCAATATTCATCCCCTGCCCTCAAATTGtttgtttaaaataaaataaaaaataaaaagaggagGAAAAGTTTAATAAGGgaataatattttctatttaattatcaaacacaagaaaataaatattaacaccacttatttttcaaaaaaaatatatattttccttgaaaaaatactttccttttttttttttttaagcgccCTAAATGTTTCGTTTGTTTTATAACCATCATTCAACTTTTGTACACAAAGAATATAAAAGATAACAAAACAACTAATGCAAATTGACAAACTTAGAAACTAAAAGTGGTCCAACATTGGATTCTGTACCACCTTGCAAAATGTATACAACAAAATTCCTCACCTAACAGATTTGACAACATAAAAGAGAATAGGAACTGAAACTGATTAGGCAACAAAGAAATGATTAGGCTAAATGTTTAGACAACCCCTTGAAATTGACATCATTTGTCAATAAGTCACTTCAATTTTATTAGTGACCAGGTAGAAATATGTCTTTTAAACACATATGTCAGCAATGTCAAGCATGTGAAAATGAAGTATCAAAGCACTAATAGCGTTTGATTTGCCTACAATTTTCTCCCACAAAATCGAATAAATGAATATAAAGACTCAAAACTTAATAAGAGacactttttaaaagcaaaatttgcACCGGTTCTTTTTTGCATCCTCTTCTTCTAGTTCTCAACCCAAGCTGACTCATCCAGGAAGACCCACGAAGATGAACAAGGCAACAACTTCAGAAAATTCCTTGAGAAGAATTTATGCAAGTCAGCACAATCACGCACTCAAAAACATCTTTTTCATCACATGCTATAGGGTTCATATGTTTAAGAGACACATTTCTATTGAACGAGGTATCTAATTGGTCACTAGGTAAATTAAAATGTCTAATTAATAAATCATGTCAGTTTTAAGGGGCCATTTAGTTATATAACTATATGAATGCGACCCAAAAC
This window harbors:
- the LOC132053106 gene encoding NPL4-like protein 1 — encoded protein: MMIRIRSRDGLERVRIDNPQATISQLKSQIESQLRVPLQSQTLSTNQNLLLAKTPDDWSRFTDMANPNSPISTLNLTHGSMVYLAYEGERTVPGPAVNPAGSFGKKMTMDDLIAKQMRVTRQENPHCELVSFDRDAANAFQHYVNETLAFAVKRAGFMYGTVSPEGKVQVDFIYEPPQQGTEESLLLFRDPEEEKYVDAIAIGLGMRKVGFIFTQTISQDKKDYTMSTVEVLQAAELHAEGDLKEWVTAIVKLEVNEDGAADVHFEAFQMSDMCIRLFKEGWFETEVNKDEVDPKLSKMKKDVVLGVKDTKEVDNDFFLVVVKIADHQGPLSTAFPIENRNVPVSMKALKDHFNRTKSLSFVKRISDFHLLLLVAKFLDINADVPALAGCVHTQSAVPEGYQLLIESMASAS